A window of the Lactuca sativa cultivar Salinas chromosome 5, Lsat_Salinas_v11, whole genome shotgun sequence genome harbors these coding sequences:
- the LOC111892502 gene encoding oligouridylate-binding protein 1 gives MQHHPRIRQHQALMQQSLYHPGLLASPQIEPILSGNLPPGFDPTTCRSVYVGNIHPQVTELLLQEIFTSTGALESCKLIRKEKSSYGFVDYFDRRCAALAIVTLNGRHVFGQPIKVNWAYASSQREDTSGHFNIFVGDLSPEITDATLFASFSVYSTCSDARVMWDQKTGRSRGFGFVSFRSQQEAQTAINDMNGKWLGSRQIRCNWAAKGAGGDDKQSSDSKSIVELTNGTSDDGQEKSSSEDAPGNNPQYTTVYVGNLAPEVTSVDLHRHFHGLGAGVIEDVRIQRDKGFGFIRYSSHGEAARAIQFGNAKLLFGKPLKCSWGSKPTPPGTSSTPLPPPVAANVGGYSAGELAAYERQVALSKMGLMHHQRMGMVASQAVYDGGYSGVAAQPPPPLYYQ, from the exons ATAGAGCCTATCTTGAGTGGAAATTTGCCTCCTGGATTTGACCCAACCACATGTCGCAGTGT GTATGTGGGAAACATCCACCCACAGGTTACAGAATTACTACTCCAAGAGATTTTTACAAGCACTGGTGCTTTGGAAAGCTGTAAACTTATTCGAAAAGAAAAG TCATCTTATGGTTTTGTTGACTACTTTGACCGACGTTGTGCTGCTCTTGCTATTGTCACTCTAAATGGAAGACATGT GTTTGGTCAACCAATCAAAGTCAATTGGGCATATGCCAGTAGTCAAAGAGAAGATACatcag GTCATTTTAACATATTTGTAGGTGACCTTAGCCCTGAAATAACTGATGCTACATTGTTTGCTTCATTCTCTGTATACTCCACTTGTTC TGATGCAAGAGTTATGTGGGATCAGAAAACGGGTCGATCCAGGGGATTTGGGTTTGTTTCATTTCGTAGTCAACAG GAGGCTCAAACAGCAATCAATGATATGAATGGAAAGTGGCTTGGAAGCAGACAAATTCGCTGCAATTGGGCAGCAAAGGGTGCAGGAGGAGACGATAAACAAAGTTCAGATTCCAAAAGTATTGTTGAATTGACAAATGGAACATCAG ATGATGGTCAAGAAAAGAGTAGTAGTGAAGATGCTCCAGGGAACAATCCTCAATATACAACTGTTTATGTTGGGAATCTTGCTCCTgag gtTACATCAGTTGATCTTCATCGACATTTTCATGGACTTGGAGCTGGAGTTATTGAAGATGTTAGGATTCAAAGAGATAAAGGATTTGGTTTCATAAGATATAGCTCTCATGGTGAAGCAGCTCGAGCTATTCAATTTGGAAATGCCAAGCTTTTGTTTGGGAAACCACTCAAG TGTTCATGGGGGAGCAAACCTACGCCACCAGGAACAAGCTCCACCCCATTGCCGCCACCAGTGGCGGCAAATGTTGGCGGTTATTCAGCGGGGGAGCTTGCTGCCTATGAAAGACAGGTGGCTCTGAGTAAAATGGGTCTGATGCACCACCAACGGATGGGGATGGTGGCTAGTCAGGCGGTGTATGATGGTGGTTACTCTGGTGTTGCTGCACAACCGCCGCCGCCTTTGTACTACCAGTAA